One stretch of Myxococcales bacterium DNA includes these proteins:
- a CDS encoding ParA family protein — translation MSPCRVIAVVNQKGGVGKTTTAVNLAACFAVSERRTLLIDLDPQGNASSAFDVVNPPYQVYDTLIGRMAIKEAVLETQLDCLQLLAAGPDLVGAEIELAAAEDRAERLAEVVVDARNDYDLILIDCPPSLGILTLNALTAADSILIPLQCEYYALEGLARLLETRDLVRAQLNPALELEGIALTMVDMRNNLSRQVESEVRQHFGAKVYRTRIPRNVRLSEAPSHGKPILLYDIHSRGAVAYLKLAEEMLSNIPREEDATASNANRQAEKQLGQASESKPSTARSSILKPSMSETSITNRRGTQHE, via the coding sequence GTGTCACCCTGTCGCGTCATTGCAGTCGTGAACCAAAAGGGCGGAGTGGGGAAGACCACCACCGCGGTCAATCTCGCGGCTTGCTTCGCGGTTTCAGAGCGCCGAACCCTTTTGATCGACCTGGACCCCCAGGGGAATGCCAGCAGCGCCTTTGATGTAGTGAATCCACCATATCAAGTATATGACACATTAATCGGTCGCATGGCGATCAAGGAGGCGGTGCTCGAGACCCAACTCGACTGCCTTCAGCTGCTGGCCGCGGGCCCCGATTTGGTTGGCGCCGAGATCGAACTCGCGGCTGCCGAAGATCGCGCCGAGCGCCTGGCTGAAGTCGTCGTCGACGCCCGCAACGACTACGACCTGATCCTGATCGACTGTCCGCCCTCGCTCGGAATCTTGACCCTCAACGCGCTCACGGCCGCGGACTCAATTTTGATCCCACTTCAATGTGAGTATTACGCCCTCGAAGGTTTGGCGCGTTTGCTGGAGACACGCGACCTGGTTCGCGCCCAACTCAATCCCGCTCTCGAACTCGAGGGCATCGCACTCACCATGGTGGATATGCGAAATAACCTCAGTCGCCAGGTCGAATCCGAGGTGCGCCAACACTTTGGAGCCAAGGTCTATCGGACGCGGATCCCGCGCAACGTTCGCCTGAGCGAAGCACCGAGTCACGGCAAGCCGATCCTGCTCTACGACATTCATTCGCGCGGAGCCGTGGCGTACCTGAAGCTTGCCGAAGAGATGCTGTCGAATATCCCAAGAGAAGAGGACGCGACCGCTTCCAACGCAAACCGACAAGCTGAAAAACAGCTCGGCCAGGCATCTGAATCGAAACCATCAACAGCGAGATCATCCATATTGAAACCATCGATGTCGGAAACATCAATAACGAATAGACGGGGAACCCAACATGAGTAA
- a CDS encoding ParB/RepB/Spo0J family partition protein yields the protein MSNRRNALGRGLGALIPGAGSTEAPATPPAYGERVQSGHIRDIPRDGARDAESAHRAGSGDPTLLRVDDIDPNPEQPRRNFDANQLEELSQSILRHGVLQPVVVRRAGSRYELIVGERRWRATQAAGLKTIPAVVADIAPQERLEIAIIENVQRQDLNPIELAYAYRALIESGATQEEVGKKVSKERSSITNHVRLLDLSREIQEDVERGRLTMGHAKALLQVGNPERRLHLRDRIVNERLSVREAEMLGREIAGPVARTAPRKPRKASTVLDPSLAPVLEALQRHLQTRVKIVGGTERGRIEIEYFEKEDLTRIVSLLMEGSP from the coding sequence ATGAGTAATCGTCGCAACGCATTGGGTCGCGGTCTCGGAGCATTGATTCCTGGGGCCGGAAGTACGGAAGCACCGGCGACACCGCCCGCGTACGGCGAGCGCGTCCAGTCCGGTCACATTCGCGATATCCCTCGAGATGGGGCGCGAGACGCCGAATCGGCCCATCGGGCGGGATCGGGAGATCCAACACTTTTGAGAGTCGACGACATCGACCCCAACCCCGAGCAGCCGCGCCGTAACTTCGATGCGAATCAGCTCGAAGAACTCTCGCAGTCGATCCTGCGCCATGGCGTCCTGCAGCCGGTTGTCGTCCGGCGCGCCGGATCTCGCTATGAGTTGATCGTCGGCGAGCGGCGTTGGCGCGCGACCCAGGCCGCGGGCCTGAAGACGATCCCCGCAGTGGTGGCGGACATCGCTCCCCAGGAGCGACTCGAAATCGCGATCATTGAGAACGTTCAAAGGCAGGACTTGAATCCGATCGAGCTCGCCTATGCGTATCGCGCGTTGATCGAGAGCGGTGCGACTCAAGAAGAGGTGGGGAAGAAGGTCAGCAAAGAGCGCTCGAGCATTACCAACCACGTACGCCTGCTCGATCTGTCCCGGGAAATTCAGGAAGACGTGGAACGGGGCCGCCTCACGATGGGTCACGCCAAGGCGCTCCTCCAGGTCGGAAATCCAGAACGGCGCCTGCATCTGCGCGATCGAATCGTGAACGAGCGGCTCTCGGTTCGGGAGGCGGAAATGCTGGGTCGCGAAATCGCCGGGCCAGTGGCCCGGACCGCACCGCGAAAACCGCGCAAAGCGTCCACGGTGCTGGATCCGAGCCTGGCGCCGGTTCTCGAAGCCCTCCAGCGACATTTGCAGACGCGGGTAAAAATCGTCGGCGGGACCGAGCGCGGAAGGATCGAGATCGAATACTTTGAGAAGGAGGATCTCACGCGGATCGTGAGTCTCCTGATGGAAGGATCTCCTTGA
- a CDS encoding class I SAM-dependent methyltransferase yields MSSWAPRMNLTGHRGADTIARRLILDALALINVLPDFEKLVDLGSGAGFPGLPIAILFPGRTVVSVEARSRRVSFQKTVIRELALENVTILLGRMESLDPVLADGVVAQAVAPPERILDLMLPWCVDGGWLAIPGSADSLSSPPPAAASHTQSAELRYRVPLGGADRRVWMARKSAQQPTVEQISEIER; encoded by the coding sequence TTGTCGAGCTGGGCCCCGCGAATGAATCTCACCGGCCACCGCGGCGCGGACACCATCGCGCGGCGGCTGATTCTCGACGCCCTCGCGCTTATCAATGTGCTTCCAGACTTCGAGAAGCTCGTGGATCTCGGATCGGGTGCGGGATTTCCGGGCCTCCCGATCGCGATTCTCTTTCCCGGCAGGACTGTAGTCTCGGTAGAGGCTCGCTCGCGCCGAGTATCGTTCCAGAAAACCGTGATCCGCGAGCTCGCGCTAGAGAACGTCACCATTCTGCTGGGGAGAATGGAATCCCTAGACCCCGTTCTGGCCGATGGCGTGGTGGCCCAGGCGGTGGCCCCGCCCGAACGCATTCTCGACCTGATGTTGCCCTGGTGCGTCGATGGCGGTTGGCTTGCGATTCCCGGGTCAGCCGACTCGCTCTCGAGCCCGCCGCCCGCGGCCGCCTCCCACACGCAATCCGCAGAGCTTCGCTATCGAGTCCCACTCGGGGGTGCGGATCGGCGGGTGTGGATGGCGAGAAAGTCCGCTCAACAGCCCACGGTTGAACAAATCTCCGAGATCGAGCGATGA
- a CDS encoding ATP synthase F0 subunit B, with protein sequence MTNLRMRSSTPAPGAMASPTLGRARTVEFCVRTAAWIVFASLIATPAYASGKLVLLPNPTTLVPLIIAFVLLIGPLNAMIFRPLLRVLDERDAKIAGATHEAGQLVERARELTQRYRETVREARDDAEVARKQQLEAARSEHASITNEARAQSEVEIRRARVDIEGALVEARETLEATSRDLAKVAAERILGRPLQ encoded by the coding sequence GTGACAAATCTACGAATGCGGTCCTCGACGCCGGCGCCCGGCGCGATGGCCTCGCCAACGCTCGGGCGAGCCCGAACCGTCGAGTTCTGTGTGCGCACCGCGGCGTGGATCGTGTTCGCAAGCCTGATCGCGACTCCGGCGTACGCTTCGGGCAAACTCGTACTCCTGCCCAACCCGACTACGCTCGTCCCCCTGATCATCGCGTTCGTGCTTTTGATCGGACCCCTCAACGCGATGATCTTCCGTCCTCTACTCCGCGTACTCGACGAGCGCGACGCCAAGATTGCCGGAGCGACCCATGAAGCGGGGCAGTTGGTCGAGAGAGCGAGAGAGTTGACCCAGCGATACCGCGAGACGGTTCGAGAAGCGCGCGACGATGCCGAGGTTGCGCGCAAGCAACAACTCGAAGCAGCGCGTTCGGAACACGCTTCGATCACGAACGAAGCGCGAGCCCAATCAGAAGTTGAAATCAGGCGCGCGCGAGTAGACATCGAAGGCGCTCTCGTAGAAGCCCGGGAAACGCTCGAAGCCACATCTCGCGATCTCGCCAAGGTCGCGGCGGAGCGCATTCTCGGACGGCCACTGCAATGA
- the atpH gene encoding ATP synthase F1 subunit delta has protein sequence MPTSAAARRYAKALFMLAKEDRRVSEVGAELDTLAGLLADSEDLRKALMTPLHPVSERKAVLRSVSEAAGMGSVIRNFYSYLIDQRRLVEFYGIREEYQHLADEDAGLIKAIVTTASPLDDRRKDRLRRALSARTGREVQLDVQIDPDLIGGAIAKVGGMVFDGSLRAQLHQLRVNLTKES, from the coding sequence GTGCCGACTTCAGCCGCCGCACGGCGCTACGCCAAGGCGCTCTTCATGCTGGCAAAAGAGGACCGTCGCGTGAGCGAAGTCGGAGCCGAACTCGACACGCTCGCAGGGCTGCTCGCCGACAGCGAGGACCTGCGCAAAGCCCTGATGACCCCGCTCCATCCCGTGAGTGAGCGCAAGGCAGTTCTCCGATCAGTATCTGAGGCCGCCGGTATGGGCTCCGTGATTCGCAACTTCTACAGCTATCTGATCGACCAGCGACGCCTGGTCGAGTTCTACGGCATTCGCGAAGAGTACCAACACCTCGCCGATGAAGATGCGGGTTTGATCAAGGCCATCGTAACCACCGCCAGCCCGCTCGACGATCGACGCAAGGATCGTCTGCGGCGCGCGCTTTCCGCGCGCACCGGTCGCGAGGTGCAACTCGATGTCCAGATCGACCCCGACTTGATCGGCGGTGCAATCGCCAAGGTCGGAGGCATGGTCTTCGACGGAAGTCTCCGCGCGCAGCTCCACCAGCTGCGCGTCAATCTCACTAAGGAATCCTGA
- a CDS encoding polymer-forming cytoskeletal protein, which translates to MSQVVPASPASRPSSAADPYPPAPRQAGHPAQEAAPVILAAGASFEGWLTCRKAARIEGCFRGTVVAEGRIELGEDAEVIGRIEARDIVVAGSFEGELVASHCIELLATARVTGELYARELAAEEGCTVSGRCRTGSPPKAPL; encoded by the coding sequence TTGAGCCAGGTCGTCCCAGCTTCCCCGGCTTCGCGTCCGTCTTCCGCGGCGGATCCGTATCCCCCCGCGCCTCGCCAGGCAGGCCATCCGGCGCAGGAAGCAGCGCCGGTGATTCTCGCAGCGGGTGCCTCATTCGAAGGTTGGCTGACGTGCCGCAAGGCGGCGCGCATCGAAGGTTGTTTCCGCGGGACCGTGGTGGCCGAGGGTCGCATCGAGCTCGGCGAGGATGCTGAAGTGATCGGTCGAATCGAGGCGCGGGATATCGTTGTGGCGGGGAGCTTCGAGGGCGAACTCGTCGCCAGCCATTGCATCGAACTTCTCGCAACCGCTCGGGTCACGGGTGAACTTTACGCGCGAGAACTCGCCGCGGAAGAGGGTTGTACGGTGTCGGGGCGCTGTCGCACCGGGTCGCCTCCAAAAGCCCCCCTCTGA
- the yidC gene encoding membrane protein insertase YidC: MDRNTLLAIALSLLVLSAWSSWEATHVPPPTEAAEEAAAAPGDFREAPEATTDSWPGDDSARDSVWRSEGVGQTTVRAATPQKVIERWKGGPESALYRVQLDNRGGGIASWLLLDEVYEVGFGESAVPIELVTRDDENTVILATPLKGLGIGDLSEALFRVEGQGSQRVVFVLERNGIVVRKTFEFDPTSYAFAVEVAIENATDRALNLDFDLEWAASVVEGNDFTEQSLIALANDEVERELIPSVGSGGFFSFLGGGDDEGPTTFKGVIEWAGVSNRYFLAALIPNSLESSIATVSFEPVIPSKSAVTRLVYEDVEILPGQVVARNFRAYIGPKVAAGLTTVEPGLERSIDYGYSWLEPLTRFFHWLLEFLYGVFPNYGVAIIMVTLMVRLATLPIMQKQMKSMERMRELQPRLKEIQEQFKEDRQRQSEETMKLYKEEGVNPLGGCLPMLLQFPVFIGLFYALQSTIALRHAPFILWINDLSAPEELFSIPGLDIPIRILPIVMGASMFIQQRMTPMTGMDPVQARMMTTVMPLMMLVLFYQFPSGLVLYWMISNFLGIAHQLWVRRTRQAQAAAS, translated from the coding sequence GGGCGATTTTCGCGAGGCGCCGGAAGCGACAACCGATAGCTGGCCTGGCGATGATTCCGCGCGAGACAGCGTGTGGCGGAGCGAAGGGGTCGGCCAAACCACAGTCCGGGCGGCGACGCCCCAGAAAGTGATCGAGCGCTGGAAGGGCGGCCCCGAGAGTGCGCTTTATCGCGTCCAACTCGACAATCGCGGCGGCGGAATCGCGAGCTGGTTATTGCTCGACGAGGTCTATGAGGTCGGCTTTGGCGAGTCGGCGGTTCCGATCGAACTGGTGACTCGCGACGATGAGAACACCGTCATTCTCGCGACCCCGCTGAAAGGTCTCGGGATAGGGGATCTAAGCGAAGCGCTGTTTCGAGTAGAGGGCCAGGGATCGCAGCGCGTGGTTTTTGTACTCGAGCGCAACGGGATCGTGGTTCGCAAGACTTTCGAATTTGATCCAACGAGTTACGCCTTCGCAGTCGAAGTCGCAATCGAGAACGCCACAGATCGCGCTTTAAACCTCGATTTCGACCTCGAATGGGCCGCTTCGGTCGTCGAGGGCAATGACTTCACCGAGCAGTCGTTGATCGCCTTGGCCAATGATGAAGTCGAGCGCGAGCTGATCCCGAGCGTGGGCTCCGGGGGGTTCTTTTCGTTTCTGGGTGGTGGCGACGACGAGGGACCCACCACATTCAAAGGCGTGATCGAGTGGGCCGGCGTGTCGAATCGCTACTTCCTCGCGGCGCTGATTCCGAACTCGCTGGAGTCGAGTATCGCGACGGTGAGCTTCGAGCCCGTGATTCCGAGCAAGAGTGCGGTTACGCGCCTGGTCTACGAAGACGTGGAAATTCTCCCGGGCCAGGTGGTGGCGCGAAACTTTCGTGCGTATATCGGACCGAAGGTCGCCGCAGGGCTTACCACGGTGGAGCCGGGTCTCGAGCGGTCGATCGACTACGGCTATTCCTGGCTCGAGCCGCTGACGCGGTTCTTTCACTGGCTGCTCGAATTTCTCTACGGCGTCTTTCCCAACTACGGGGTGGCGATCATCATGGTGACCCTGATGGTGCGCCTCGCGACGCTGCCCATCATGCAGAAGCAGATGAAATCCATGGAGCGCATGCGGGAATTGCAGCCTCGCCTGAAGGAGATCCAGGAGCAGTTCAAGGAAGACCGTCAGCGACAGTCCGAAGAGACGATGAAGCTATATAAAGAAGAGGGTGTAAATCCCCTCGGTGGCTGCCTCCCGATGTTGCTTCAGTTTCCGGTCTTCATCGGCCTCTTCTATGCGCTCCAGAGCACGATCGCGCTGCGCCACGCCCCGTTCATTCTCTGGATCAACGATTTGTCGGCCCCCGAGGAGCTGTTTTCGATTCCGGGTCTAGATATTCCTATCAGGATTCTTCCAATCGTGATGGGGGCCAGCATGTTCATCCAGCAGCGCATGACCCCCATGACCGGGATGGATCCCGTGCAGGCGCGAATGATGACCACCGTCATGCCATTGATGATGTTGGTGCTGTTTTACCAATTTCCCTCGGGCCTGGTTCTCTACTGGATGATCAGCAACTTCCTGGGAATTGCTCACCAGTTGTGGGTACGTCGCACTCGACAGGCGCAAGCGGCGGCCTCCTGA
- a CDS encoding ATP synthase F0 subunit B, which translates to MSIRSVRAKVDSGLCGFVFVFVLAGSALPAHASSGGSGPGVKELLWQAANLVLLLCVLFAVARKPISAYFAERREQIRSDIKDADKLLAESRKEFAQWQGKLAEMDQEIEGIREETRRRAEDERDQIVAAAHDRAERIKADAVVAIDQELRNARVELQKEAATIAVDLAATMLDQQVDDRDRDRLLDEFITYVEPNGSANGNGR; encoded by the coding sequence ATGAGCATCCGTTCAGTGCGCGCCAAAGTAGACAGCGGTCTTTGCGGGTTCGTCTTCGTCTTCGTCCTCGCCGGCTCGGCGCTTCCCGCCCATGCTTCTTCTGGCGGGTCGGGTCCCGGGGTCAAAGAGCTTCTCTGGCAGGCGGCCAATCTGGTCCTGCTGCTCTGCGTATTGTTCGCTGTTGCGCGCAAACCCATCTCGGCATACTTCGCCGAGCGGCGCGAACAGATCCGGAGCGACATCAAGGACGCCGACAAACTCCTCGCCGAAAGCCGCAAAGAGTTTGCGCAATGGCAGGGAAAGCTCGCGGAGATGGACCAGGAGATTGAGGGCATCCGCGAAGAGACGCGTCGCCGCGCCGAAGACGAGCGCGACCAGATCGTCGCGGCCGCTCACGATCGCGCCGAACGGATCAAGGCAGATGCTGTCGTCGCGATCGATCAGGAACTGCGCAACGCTCGGGTGGAGTTGCAAAAAGAAGCCGCAACCATCGCCGTAGATCTCGCGGCCACGATGCTCGACCAGCAGGTCGACGATCGCGACCGCGACCGCCTGCTCGATGAGTTCATCACGTACGTTGAGCCGAATGGTTCTGCCAACGGGAACGGGAGGTAG